In Bacillus thuringiensis, the DNA window TTTTTAACTTTATGTTGAAGACTATACCAAGAATAAAAATCACTTGTCAACATTTTATTTGTATAATTCTGGACGACGATCTGCAAAAACTGGAATTCCTTTGCGTACTTCTTTAATTTTCTCAAAATGAAGCTCTCCAAATAAAATTGATTCTTCTTCATTCGCTTCTACAACAACTTCCCCCCAAGGATCGATAATTAAAGAATGACCCGCAAACTCATTATTCGGATCCTTTCCTGCCCTATTACATGCAACAACATAACATTGATTTTCAACTGCTCTTGCTTGCAATAGCAAACGCCAATGTGCTAAACGAACTAATGGCCATTCTGCTACAACAAATAAAACTTTTGCACCTTTAGCAGTATGAACACGCATCCACTCCGGAAAACGAATGTCATAACAAATTGTACCAGCGCACTCTATATCATCTAACTTAAATTCGCCTGTACTATTTCCAGCGATTAAATATTTATGTTCATCCATGAGCTGAAATAAATGCACTTTACTATATTCATTGACTAGCTGACCTTTATTAGTTACAACATACATTGTATTTGTAACACCTTGATCTGTTTGCTTCGCTATAGAACCACCGACAATATGTACACCATATTGTTTCGACCACTCTTTTAGCTTTTCTTTCGTTTCTAATCCATCCCTATCTGCAATTTCAGAAAACCTAGTTAAATCATATCCTGTTGTCCACAGTTCTGGTAAGACAATAACATCGGGTCTTTCTTTCATTGCTTCACTTATTTTATTTGTAGCATTCTCAATATTTTTTTCTACATCTCCAAAGACAATATCCATTTGAATACATGCGACTTTCATTTTGTCAGCCCCATTCTTAATTTTTTTCTTTACAAAATACTGGAAAGATTATATCATTTGTCACTAGAATTGTAACAACTTTCAAAAGAGGTGGAAAGTATGAAATTATTTCAACCTTCTGAGATAGTAACATCATTGCCAACACAATTTTTCGCTTCACTTGTTGCAAAAGTTAACAAAGTCGTTGCAGCAGGTCACGATGTTATTAATCTAGGACAAGGTAATCCAGATCAACCAACACCACAGCATATCGTAAAAGCTTTACAAGACGCTGCTGAAAAGGCCATTCATCATAAATACCCGCCATTTCGTGGACATGAAAGTTTAAAAGAAGCTGTGGCAACATTCTATAAACGTGAATACGGCGTAGAATTAAATCCAAAAACAGAAGTTGCTATTTTGTTTGGCGGAAAGGCTGGATTAGTAGAATTACCAATTTGTTTTACAAACCCTGGTGATACCATTCTCGTTCCAGATCCAGGATATCCAGATTATTTATCGGGAGTTGCTTTAGCAAAAGCACAATTTGAAACAATGCCGCTACTTGCAGAAAATAATTTTTTACCGGATTATACGAAAATTGATGACACTATCGCTGAGCGGGCAAAGTTAATGTTTTTAAATTACCCAAACAATCCTACTGGTGCTACTGCATCAAAAGATTTCTTTGATGAAACTATTCATTTTGCTAATGAACATAATATATTAGTCGTTCATGATTTCGCTTACGGTGCGATTGGATTCGATGGTCAAAAACCTGTTAGTTTCTTGCAAGCAGACGGCGCTAAAGATACAGGTATTGAAATTTACACTTTATCGAAAACTTTCAATATGGCTGGATGGCGTATTGCTTTTGCTGTGGGAAATGCAAGTATCATTGAAACAATTAACTTATTACAAGATCATATGTATGTTAGTATTTTTGGTGCAGTTCAAGATGCTGCCCGTGAAGCACTATTAAGTTCACAGTCTTGCGTCGTAGACCTTGTAAATAGTTACGAATCTCGCAGAAACGCTCTTATTTCAGCCTGTCACTCAATTGGTTGGGATGTAGATATTCCAACAGGATCATTCTTTGCATGGCTTCCTGTACCAGAAGGTTATACATCTGAGCAATTTTCTGATATTTTACTAGAAAAAGCACACGTTGCAGTTGCCCCTGGTGTTGGATTTGGTGAACATGGCGAAGGGTATGTCCGCGTTGGCCTCTTACATACAGAAGATAGATTGCAAGAAGCCATTAATCGAATTGATAAATTAAATTTTTTCAAAAAGTCATTGACAACATGAAAAATATCTGACAAAATTCAGTTATCTTAAAAATTTAAACATTTCTAAATACTTCTTATCAAGAGCAGGTGGAGGGACGAGCCCGACGAAACCCGGCAACCGATCTACAATTGTAGACACGGTGCTAATTCTCGCAGCATTATGCTGACAGATAAGGAGCTGGTTGTAAAAAAACCTCTCCTTAGCTGAGAGGTTTTTTTATTTAACTAGGAGGTTTTAACAATGAGCGGAATTATAGCAACATATTTAATCCATGATGATTCACATAACTTAGAAAAAAAAGCTGAGCAAATTGCACTCGGTTTAACAATTGGATCTTGGACTCATTTGCCACACTTATTGCAAGAACAATTAAAACAGCATAAAGGCAACGTCATTCATGTTGAGGAATTAGCTGAACAAGAACATACCAATTCGTATTTACGAAAAAAAGTAAAACGCGGGATTATTAAAATTGAATATCCGTTATTAAACTTCAGTCCAGACTTACCAGCAATTTTAACAACTACATTCGGAAAGCTATCTCTTGATGGCGAAGTGAAATTAATCGACTTAACTTTTTCAGACGAGCTAAAAAAGCATTTTCCTGGTCCAAAGTTCGGGATAGATGGTATCCGAAACCTACTACAAGTGCATGAGCGTCCTCTCTTAATGAGTATTTTTAAAGGAATGATTGGACGAAATATTGGGTATTTAAAAACGCAATTACGCGATCAAGCAATTGGTGGTGTAGATATAGTAAAAGATGATGAAATATTATTTGAGAATACATTAACACCACTTACGAAACGCATTGTATCTGGAAAAGAAGTTTTACAATCCGTATATGAAACATACGGACATAAAACGTTATATGCCGTAAATTTAACAGGTCGAACTTTCGATTTAAAAGAAAATGCGAAACGCGCAGTGCAAGCCGGGGCTGATATTCTATTATTTAACGTATTTGCTTACGGACTAGATGTACTACAATCACTGGCAGAAGATAATGAAATCACAGTTCCTATTATGGCACACCCTGCTGTAAGTGGTGCTTACTCAGCATCCAAGTTATATGGAGTTTCCTCTCCATTATTACTCGGAAAACTATTACGTTATGCTGGCGCTGACTTTTCATTATTCCCATCTCCATATGGAAGTGTTGCACTAGAAAAAGAGGACGCTCTTGCTATCTCGAAATATTTAACTCAAGACGATCCATTTTTCAAGAAGAGTTTTTCTGTTCCGTCTGCTGGTATTCACCCTGGTTTCGTTCCCTTTATTTTACGAGATTTCGGTAAAGAGGTTGTTATTAATGCTGGCGGCGGGATACATGGACATCCGAGCGGGGCGCAAGGCGGCGGTAAAGCTTTCCGTACTGCAATTGATGCTACTTTGCAAAATACACCACTCCATGAAGTAGATGACATAAATTTGCACAGTGCACTACAAATATGGGGAAATCCCTCTCATGGGGTGAAATTATGAGTATTCAAGTATTTTGTGATTTCGATGGCACGATTACAAATAATGATAACATTATGTCCATTATGGAAAAATTTGCACCACCAGAAGCCGAAGAAGTAAAGAACAGAATTTTATCACAAGAGCTGTCTATTCAAGAAGGTGTTTCTCAATTATTTCAATTAATACCTACTAGTCTACACGATGATATGATTCAATTTTTAATAAAAACTGCTGAAATACGTAATGGTTTTCATGAATTTATACAATTTGTAAATGAAAATAACATTTCTTTTTACGTTATATCAGGCGGAATGGATTTCTTCGTCTATCCACTCTTACAAGGAATCATTTCAAAAGAGCAAATTTACTGTAATGAAACAGACTTTTCAAGTGAATTCATTACCGTTAAGTGGCCTTATCCTTGTGATCATCATTGTCAAAATCATTGCGGATTATGCAAATCATCCTTAATCCGTAAATTAAGTGATACGAATGACTTCCAT includes these proteins:
- a CDS encoding carbon-nitrogen family hydrolase, producing the protein MKVACIQMDIVFGDVEKNIENATNKISEAMKERPDVIVLPELWTTGYDLTRFSEIADRDGLETKEKLKEWSKQYGVHIVGGSIAKQTDQGVTNTMYVVTNKGQLVNEYSKVHLFQLMDEHKYLIAGNSTGEFKLDDIECAGTICYDIRFPEWMRVHTAKGAKVLFVVAEWPLVRLAHWRLLLQARAVENQCYVVACNRAGKDPNNEFAGHSLIIDPWGEVVVEANEEESILFGELHFEKIKEVRKGIPVFADRRPELYK
- a CDS encoding pyridoxal phosphate-dependent aminotransferase; amino-acid sequence: MKLFQPSEIVTSLPTQFFASLVAKVNKVVAAGHDVINLGQGNPDQPTPQHIVKALQDAAEKAIHHKYPPFRGHESLKEAVATFYKREYGVELNPKTEVAILFGGKAGLVELPICFTNPGDTILVPDPGYPDYLSGVALAKAQFETMPLLAENNFLPDYTKIDDTIAERAKLMFLNYPNNPTGATASKDFFDETIHFANEHNILVVHDFAYGAIGFDGQKPVSFLQADGAKDTGIEIYTLSKTFNMAGWRIAFAVGNASIIETINLLQDHMYVSIFGAVQDAAREALLSSQSCVVDLVNSYESRRNALISACHSIGWDVDIPTGSFFAWLPVPEGYTSEQFSDILLEKAHVAVAPGVGFGEHGEGYVRVGLLHTEDRLQEAINRIDKLNFFKKSLTT
- the mtnW gene encoding 2,3-diketo-5-methylthiopentyl-1-phosphate enolase codes for the protein MSGIIATYLIHDDSHNLEKKAEQIALGLTIGSWTHLPHLLQEQLKQHKGNVIHVEELAEQEHTNSYLRKKVKRGIIKIEYPLLNFSPDLPAILTTTFGKLSLDGEVKLIDLTFSDELKKHFPGPKFGIDGIRNLLQVHERPLLMSIFKGMIGRNIGYLKTQLRDQAIGGVDIVKDDEILFENTLTPLTKRIVSGKEVLQSVYETYGHKTLYAVNLTGRTFDLKENAKRAVQAGADILLFNVFAYGLDVLQSLAEDNEITVPIMAHPAVSGAYSASKLYGVSSPLLLGKLLRYAGADFSLFPSPYGSVALEKEDALAISKYLTQDDPFFKKSFSVPSAGIHPGFVPFILRDFGKEVVINAGGGIHGHPSGAQGGGKAFRTAIDATLQNTPLHEVDDINLHSALQIWGNPSHGVKL
- a CDS encoding 2-hydroxy-3-keto-5-methylthiopentenyl-1-phosphate phosphatase, whose amino-acid sequence is MSIQVFCDFDGTITNNDNIMSIMEKFAPPEAEEVKNRILSQELSIQEGVSQLFQLIPTSLHDDMIQFLIKTAEIRNGFHEFIQFVNENNISFYVISGGMDFFVYPLLQGIISKEQIYCNETDFSSEFITVKWPYPCDHHCQNHCGLCKSSLIRKLSDTNDFHIVIGDSITDLQAAKQADKVFARDFLITKCEENYIAYTPFETFHDVQTELKHLLEVKS